One part of the Nematostella vectensis chromosome 8, jaNemVect1.1, whole genome shotgun sequence genome encodes these proteins:
- the LOC5507224 gene encoding neuropeptide S receptor: protein MEATHAPLHHLRYVCFVAVCSVCGNTLVLYLDRPKPIITTRLQGRLTIKYFVRSLALSDLMSALLAIPLLLAELTTDFLSSDLVCRVHRYFQIVPIFITITNMVLLGVERYLIIYYPHKAPSRMACKRMVVVAWFVGATLAVIHPGCTSMLKTYPIGTDQYTRLCKVAEDPLSKALNLAISIVVIFIPALTLVVMSIRILMYLHRKRLQSCPVQSSCSIISTLRHYKLSYMAASVILAFFCSYLFAFVYTSVIAGNFTDTTIADEYTTRIVGMVISLATCMVNSLIYLVCLWEMRKKAEEAFQDLFLHIHHMITREGNSNEVGFAANPQAVAVIMLEPREP from the coding sequence ATGGAAGCGACGCACGCCCCCCTGCACCACCTTCGCTACGTGTGCTTTGTGGCCGTCTGTTCCGTATGCGGCAACACACTGGTACTCTACCTGGACAGGCCAAAaccaatcatcaccaccagaCTGCAGGGCCGTCTTACCATCAAGTACTTTGTCCGGAGCCTGGCCCTGTCCGACCTCATGTCCGCACTGTTGGCCATTCCActcctgctagcagagctcaCCACTGATTTCCTGTCCAGTGATCTAGTGTGCCGTGTCCACAGGTATTTCCAGATCGTACCAATCTTCATTACCATCACTAACATGGTATTGCTGGGGGTGGAGAGGTATCTGATCATCTACTACCCACACAAGGCGCCCAGCAGGATGGCATGCAAgaggatggtggtggtggcctGGTTCGTGGGAGCTACACTTGCCGTCATACACCCCGGTTGTACCAGTATGTTGAAGACATACCCCATCGGCACCGATCAGTACACGCGGCTATGCAAAGTGGCCGAAGACCCCCTCTCTAAGGCACTCAACCTTGCCATCTCCATTGTGGTCATCTTCATCCCTGCTCTTACCCTGGTGGTCATGAGTATTCGCATACTTATGTACTTGCACCGCAAGCGTCTCCAATCCTGCCCTGTCCAGTCGTCATGCTCCATTATATCTACATTGAGGCACTACAAGCTCAGTTACATGGCGGCGTCGGTCATTCTTGCGTTCTTCTGCTCATATCTGTTTGCCTTTGTGTACACGTCTGTCATTGCCGGAAACTTCACCGACACGACCATTGCAGATGAGTACACAACTCGCATCGTTGGAATGGTCATCAGCTTGGCCACCTGCATGGTTAATTCTCTCATTTATTTGGTCTGCCTATGGGAGATGAGAAAAAAGGCTGAAGAAGCTTTCCAAGATCTGTTCTTACATATCCACCACATGATAACACGCGAGGGGAATAGTAACGAGGTGGGGTTTGCCGCTAATCCTCAGGCCGTCGCGGTGATAATGTTAGAGCCGCGTGAACCGTGA